The following coding sequences are from one Salmo trutta unplaced genomic scaffold, fSalTru1.1, whole genome shotgun sequence window:
- the LOC115190142 gene encoding beta-1,3-galactosyl-O-glycosyl-glycoprotein beta-1,6-N-acetylglucosaminyltransferase 3-like, whose amino-acid sequence MASVRLSRSQRFFTNLSLILLGGSVSLLLWAALRHPPGSDRSRLPALDLLPLDYAADLPACTAIIQGDLEGLERKQLSLLLKTMKKQQLLSEEFYHNVTQDCQRYVTDREFITVPLSQEEEEFPIAYSMVIHHKIEMFERLLRAVYTPQNVYCVHIDQKSSEDFRTAVRAIVSCLPNVFVASKLESVVYASWSRVQADLNCMEDLLKSPVQWRYLINTCGTDFPIKTNAEMVQALKLQNGRNSMESETTDNYKNSRWQFHHKITSNMVVKTNVRKSPPPISTPMFSGNAYFLVSRAFVRHVMESQEVRVLLEWEKDTYSPDEHLWATLQRMPSVPGSNPPHIKYHESDMNAIARIVKWRSLEGDVRNGAPYPPCSGDYRRSICVYGAGDLRWLLKHHHLIANKFDPEVDDVAIRCLESYLRFKAAYRVSRRTVESDRIL is encoded by the coding sequence ATGGCTTCTGTTCGGTTGTCCAGGTCTCAGAGATTCTTCACGAACTTATCTCTGATCCTCCTGGGTGGATCCGTCTCTCTGCTCCTGTGGGCCGCTCTCAGACACCCGCCGGGCTCTGACAGGAGTCGTCTCCCCGCTCTGGACCTCCTGCCCCTGGACTACGCTGCCGACCTGCCGGCCTGCACAGCCATCATCCAGGGAGACCTGGAGGGTCTGGAGAGGAAGCAGCTCAGCCTCCTGCTGAAGACTATGAAGAAACAGCAGCTGCTGTCAGAGGAGTTCTACCACAACGTGACTCAGGACTGTCAGAGGTACGTTACAGACAGAGAGTTCATCACCGTTCCTCTcagtcaggaggaggaggagttccCCATCGCCTACTCCATGGTCATCCACCACAAGATTGAGATGTTTGAGCGGCTCCTACGTGCCGTGTACACTCCTCAGAACGTGTACTGCGTCCACATCGATCAGAAGTCATCCGAGGACTTCAGGACGGCAGTGAGGGCTATCGTGTCCTGTCTGCCTAATGTGTTTGTGGCCAGTAAGTTAGAGAGTGTGGTATACGCCTCCTGGTCCAGAGTGCAGGCTGATCTGAACTGTATGGAGGATCTCCTGAAGTCACCTGTCCAGTGGAGGTACCTCATCAACACCTGTGGAACAGACTTCCCCATTAAGACCAACGCTGAGATGGTTCAGGCCCTCAAGCTGCAGAACGGGAGGAACAGCATGGAGTCAGAGACCACCGACAACTATAAAAACAGCAGATGGCAGTTTCACCACAAAATCACCAGCAACATGGTGGTCAAGACGAACGTTAGGAAGAGCCCTCCTCCAATCAGCACCCCCATGTTCTCTGGCAACGCCTACTTCCTGGTGTCCAGGGCCTTCGTCCGTCACGTGATGGAGTCTCAGGAGGTCCGGGTGCTGTTGGAGTGGGAGAAGGACACCTACAGTCCTGATGAACACCTGTGGGCCACTCTGCAGCGCATGCCCTCTGTGCCAGGATCCAACCCTCCCCACATCAAGTACCATGAATCAGACATGAACGCCATCGCTCGCATCGTGAAGTGGCGTTCCCTGGAAGGAGATGTGAGGAACGGAGCCCCATACCCACCCTGCTCGGGTGACTACAGGAGGTCCATTTGTGTCTACGGTGCTGGAGATCTCCGGTGGCTCCTAAAACATCACCACCTCATCGCTAACAAGTTTGACCCTGAGGTGGATGATGTGGCCATCAGGTGTCTGGAGTCGTACCTGCGCTTCAAAGCTGCATACCGTGTTTCACGAAGGACAGTGGAATCTGACAGGATCTtataa